Part of the Oncorhynchus mykiss isolate Arlee chromosome 12, USDA_OmykA_1.1, whole genome shotgun sequence genome, CTACCCGACGGGATGGTCTGGTGAGCCAGTGTCTGATTGCCATTGCCTCCCTGGCTGCAGTGGCCACCTTCTTCATGGTCAGCTGCATCATCCTCTGCACCAAGTACTCCTCCAGGAAGCATCGCTACAGAGTGGGCACAAACAATCGGGGCACTGAGATGGTGTGTATCTCTGCCCTGCTCCATGATGACAATGGTTCCCATTGGAGACCCCACATCCCCAAGAGCAACGGAGCCCTGCTGCCTGGAACAGAGTTGGATAGTGACGAGGAGGGGGGAGATGATGTAACCCTCCACAGCTTCCTCCCAGACAATGAGCAACGAATCTAGAGTGTAGATATGCAGACTGTGTCAGACTCTGTGAAGTGCTATATGGTCCAATTACACAGGGTACACAACTCCAGGCCTGAAGGTTAATGGTCATCGCAGCCATCTTAAAGTTCATCAAGGGAAAGGATTAAAAACAGAGACTGTGGGGGCGTATAAAACCTTTGTAGTTTGCCTACTTACTCTGGGTTAAACAACCACTTTTCTTCAATTGATGAGACTTTGAATTGTACATCTGACTGGTCGACTGCTGTCAATATACAAACTGTTGCTCTTAGAATATATTTTAGCGTCCTCTTTGAAGTTGTTGGTTGGGCCTCGCTGCACATCCATCTACTGCAACCagtagaggaagagacagaaaccACAAATGGAGAACCAATGATACGTTACTTTATTGTGACATGTTTACAGCAAACAGCAGTGACAAAGTTTGGAGAAGTCAGGTGGTCAATCATCCTCAAACGTAACGCAACCCAATGCAGCCTCTGAGTAGTTCTGAGTGAGATTGAGTTTTTGCACCATTGCACTGACATGATTCTGTTGATAATGAAGTTCACCTAATAGGAAGAGAAcagtgatgtaaaaaaaaaaaaaggtttgctACACAGACAGTTTATTGGAGAGATTTAGGATTCTACAATTGATTTATGGATCTGGAAGTAAAGTTCATGTTATTTTTTAAGAGAATCGTTCCTGCACATACACACTTATAGAGCTATAAGAAAACCCAGACTGCTTATGATGACTCACTGTTCGTTTGGTCACTGGGTGGATGGGGATATTTAGAGCTCTATGTGGTCAGAATCTTATAGCCTTCAACGTTCTGTGGAAATACAtgatacaaaaaaacaaaaaacatcattattttattttattacatgCTTCAGAAAATATgtatccttgtgagcaatttcatTTATTTGTTTTCTGCAAAAAAGCTTGTTCTTCTGGAAGACTTGTTAGGTCTTGATAACAAAACCATCTGCCTTGATGTACAGTGAGCCAAAACATAGACTGTATGAAGTATATCAAAATATGGTCAGGGTCAAGCGAATGTGAGATGTGATGAAATGTCCTTTACAGGGTGTTAAATAAGTCTGTAACCTTCTGTATTGAGTGTCTGTGTAGACAGTTCCAGACGTTCGGCAGATGTTTCTTGTGTCCTTGTCTTGCCATGATATGTCATAATACAAAGATACAGTATCATTGCTAATCCCAGACCCCCTTCAAGCCCTCAGATGTTTGACTTCTTTTTGACTTTTTGGGGTTTTCCCTCCGTGTGAGAGAGGGACAGGTTTCCTAGAGTCCAGTCAAACACAATGAAGAGGCTCCACAATTTAACGGAAAATTGATCACAAAGGACTGGAACAAATTAATAGATCATAACGAAACTGTAAAGAAATGACAAAGTGATATTAAACAACGAGCAGCTGGCTAATGATTGTGTCTGTGGTGATTCAAGTCCAatgacatttcagtttttcaaACATGAACCCTCTAGATTTGTCACTATAAAACTATGCCCTATGGTTTGTAATATGCGCCAATATTTCCCTTTGTTTTACTATGTACTCATAATAAGTAGATAACACAAGCAGACCAAATAAAAGGCtggtttattttttttacatgcatTCAAGGCCCCTTTCTGGCATCAATACCAAAGTTCATTCTTTGCAGGAGCAGAGATTTGCATCTTAGTCCACATGCTTCATACGAATCAACAGGGTGTATATTATAAAACTGGAATCAAATGTTCATGCCAGGGAAAGCTGACTCTGAGGGATGTAGACAGAGCATATAAGACAAATGGAATCATAGACCAGAGACTAGACTAGAGTATGTACTCCGTAACCACCTCACTATCATTATGACCAAATAAAGGTTGGCCAGTCTTGATGAATCATCTCAAACATTCTGAGCTGTAGCTGTGTTTACTCTATTAACAtgaatatctctctctgtgtgtgcacacactcactcacacacacacacacacacacacacacacacactttctcactCTTGCTTgctagctctttctctctcaattgtGGCtacacattgagcatgtttaaCTATTGTAATGGCCATttttatgtttgtgcttttcttttTAACCCTTTTTCAAccacaatttcatggtatccaattggtagttacagtcttgtcccatcgctgcaactcccatatggactcacaagaggtgaaggtcaagagccgtgcatcctccgaaacatgacccagccaagccgcgctgcttcttgacacaatgcccgtttcacccagaagccagccacaccaatgtgtcggaggaaacaccgtacacctggcgaccatgtcagcgtgcatgctcCCAGTCCATCACAAGAGttgctagagcgtgatgggacaaggacatcccggccggccaaaccctcacctaacccggacgacgggccaatcgtgcgccgccccatgggtctcccggtcgcggcgggctgcgacagagcctggactcgaaccaggatctctagtggcacagctagcactgcactTCCACTCGGGAGGCCATGTTTGTGCTTTTGTAAttaccaatttctgtgttcatgtaaGTGACTGATTGAACGCCTGGAAGAAATCCTCACTGTAattctgcaatttggcagtacgcccagacccTTGTTTTGAGAACGATTCCATCAATAGAACACCCTGCTCATTGTTTTTGGCAAGGTCCTTGGCACGTGCCCCAACCCCCCTACCCTCTTACTGGGCTGTTATGGGTGGTATGTCCACACAGAAAAAATGCCCCCCTTCCTGTGAGAGACAATCACACTGTGGAGCTGCATGTCTGTTAAAGTGGCTGGTCTGCTGTGTCATCAGGGTGTCAGAGGTACAGTGTCGGGTCCAAAAGAACTTTAGCCATAACTATAACCACTTGGGATCGTCACTATGCTCttggaaaaaagggttccaaaagggttctttggctgtcagcataggataaccctttttggttccaggtagaaccattttgggttccatgtagaaccctctgtgaaaagTGTAACCAAAAGTGTTATTTTTACCTGTAATCAACAATGGtttttcaaagggttctcttatgggaaCAGCCAAAGAACCGTTATAGGTTCTAGATATAGATAGCccctatctagaacctaaaagtatAGCTTCGGTGAGTAGAATGAGTATAATATGGGAGAGTGAATAAggtacagtatgtgacagagtAAGGTATGTGACAGAGTAAGGTATGGGACAGAGTAAGGTATGTGACAGAGTAAGGTATGTGACAGAGTAAGGTATGGGACAGAGTAAGTGCAAGTGAATTCAATACATTCCGAAAGGCCTTGACAGAGTTATTGTTAAGGAGGCCCAAAATGTTTCAGGGGGTTAAGTGCATGTAAGAAGACAGAGGGGGCAAGCCAAGTGACAAACAATTTATCCAATAACATGTCTGTGGTTAGTCGAGTCTCTGTCTATTCCCCAGTTAAAACCCAGAGTGGTGATTGTCTCCTCACTCTGAGCTCAGCCAGCCTGCTGCAGTGTTGACTCTGGCCTTGAGCATCCAGAACAGGGACCGGAGAGCCGAGTTGATCCGAGCCCCTAGGCCCTGCCCCCCCATCACATTAGAATACTGCCTAACAAGAACAATCTGTGTGGAGCCAAGGAGCCCAGTCCTTTTCTGGGAAGCAAGGcagccagagagggaggaagggaggaaaggagaggagagggggaaggagggatttGTCCCGATGGCAAAGAACTTTACGTTTTATTTTTTTCTGTGCCAATCAGAGAAACCTCCAGTCTGAAATCTGAAACTGTAGAATTACTGTTGGAGGAGGTGAGTCAGGCACGTTTTCCCATCCTCTCAGTTCATTTTCCCATCCATTTTCCTCAAACTCTAAAGCATCCACAGTTCTAGAGGAGCCTTTTCTGTGTGTGACCACTTCTGTGGATGGTGAGTACAGACACTTTCATTTATTCACTTTATTTTATTCTTCTTTCTTTACTGTACATTTTACCCCATAGGGTTTATTTCCAAAAGAGAAATAACGTTCTTATCAAACATGAGTTAACTTTAGTGGACAGATATTACCTCACATGATTGCAGTGCAGTTTAGCTACCGTGACAGCATCATGACTTATGTCTCCAGGCTAGCAGCTCGCCAATAGAGTTCTCCAATAGGTTCTCTGAATCCGAATGGGTTTCCCATATTTGAATGAGCTTGTTCAGATAAATGTGTGGTGAACAGAGATTTTATTTTTGAAAGAAGGTATAACTTGAAGTCGGACTAAGTCTTGCATTATTCagtcattttaaaatgtttgtaCGCCATTGATATTCGACACAATGGCTGTGCTAAATATAGGACTGTTCAAAAATGTCTGGTCATCCATAGGGACTAATTCCTCTGTAACCATTATGTGTGTGCACGCATccgtgaatgtgtgtatgtgtgtgaaagtATACActgagggaaagggggatacccagtcagttgtacaactgaatgcattcctctgaatcagagaggtgcggggcggccttaatcgacatccacgcccgggaacagtgggttaactgccttgctcatttttaccttgtcagctcggagattcgatccagcaaccatttagttactggcccaacacccaCCAAGTGAATGGGTGATACATTATAAAGGAACTCCCACCCCCCCCTTCCTGAAGAGTGCAATGGTTCATGTGGCCCAACTTGCACACAGATGGAGTGGAAAAATGGGGGGGAAGGAGTGGGTCGGCTGGGATGATTTACAAGGACCAGGCCAGCAGTCAACTCCTGGGTCACATTCAGCAGGGCACAATTGTGGAATGTTCAGATATAAATATATTGTGTAGAGCAGACCTGCCTCTCTGACATGTTGAGTAAGGATTCATGACAGCTCTATTaatgacatttctatctgcaatgttcaGTTAGTTTAAAGTTTGGCTATTCTCTGTCATTGCGAAATTAAAAGGAGGCCCTTCCTTTTATTGCTACCATACACTGTGCAGGGCTGTTTAGTTTATTGCTTTAAGCAACATTTAATTTCAGGGAAATAAGAGGGTCATGATGTATTTCTGGGAACCAGCATGAAAAGgagctgctcaccgatttgacagctccaacgcaGTTACACCTCCGAGATCGacttaacaaaaacaaaaacagtttgtGGTTACTGTGGGTTAAGGCAAAACTGATTGAATTCAGGCCTTTGTGtgcatatgtctgtgtgtgtgcaagtcatgtgtgcattgtgtgtgtgcctgtgtgtgacaTGCTATGATTGGAATTCAGACCTTAAATTCTGCCTGCCTTTCATCAGCTCTCAGCTGCTATCTGGGTCTTAAAATGCCATCTACAGCTATAGACATTCTATCAAGAATAGAAATGACTCAGAAGGCATTTTCATTCATTGTTGATGAGTGAAGCCTTTACAACGTATTGTGCAACACTCACAAAAAAACTCTAGATGTTAGCTGTCAATGTTAGACACAAGAACAGCTATATGAATCGAAACACCTGTCGATCAAAATCTGTGCAATTTAATAACAGTGGAAATGCAATTTGACAACAGCCACACTGACACTGTATGTTCTTGTTTTGTTTTCTGCAGGTCCTATAGGAGATGACGTTCCTCATGGCACTTAATCTGATTGGTCTGTTGGTGACGCTGTGGTCCAGCAGCCCCAGTCTGGCCACACCCCTCCCTTTCAACATTTCATTGGAGGGAAGTGCAGAGGGGGAGGAGCTAGACAGCCTCATTGACACCCCTTCCCCACCTGCCACCAGTGGCCCTGCCTTGGAGTCCTCAACCACCTCACATGGCTCCACCCACGTAGAGCACTTATTGCTCAGGCAAATGGTTCACTTCCTGCAGGATAACCTGTTCCTCATCCTAGTTTTCTTCACACTCTTCATCACTATCTTCCTCATCCTCTGCTGTGCTTGCATCATGAGCCGCAAACGAAAGATCAATGCCTACTACCCCTCGTCCTTCCCCTCTAAGATGTACGTGGACCAGAGGGACAAGACCGGAGGTACCAAGCTTTTCAACGAGTTGCCAGAGAAACCCTCCAACCGGCAGCAGGCTGAGCCAGTGGACTCCAGCAAGAAGCTCCATCATGACATCATGAAGGCAGCCAAGAACCTCCGTACTCTCTCCAAGCCTCCCCTGGGAGAGCAAGAGGGAAAAGACCCCACACAGATATCTGCAGCAGCAGAGAAAAGTCATGAGGTGAATGTTCAGGCTGTGGGAGAAATAATAGAGAAAGACAATCAGCCATCAAATCCACCAGAGCTGAGTGAGGAGGAGGTATGCCAGCTCTCAGTCAATGAAGCCCAACATAGCAGCTGCCTTGAGCAGTCAGAAATCTTTCCGGAACAGACAGGCCTAAAAAAGGATGATGAGTCATTCACatgagctgagtctccatctggCCAAGGGCACTCACAGGCTCAGCAGGAAAAGGACAGGCAAGAGGACTCCACTGTCACACTGTCTATTCCGTTGATCACTGGAGAGAAAACAGCACTTTTGCTATGCTCTCGACACTATGTTTGATCTCAATGGTTTGGACCAATTTTGCATGAGTGACAATCTTTAAGGCAAACCTGTCAGCTTTGTTTACTGCTCTTTGGATTTACCAAATTATGTCTGTTCAGTTATATGTAATCATATACTTGATTTACTTCTGTTTCCCAGTAGCCATCTTTCAATGTATCTCTCTCTAAAAGAACAACACTATGTAACCTGCCATCTTTCAATGTCTCCCTAAAAGAACAACACTATGTAACCTGCCATCTTTCAATGTGTCTCCCTAAAAGTACAACACTATGTAACCTGCCATCTTTCAATGTGTCTCTCTAAAGGGTTAACACTATGAAACCTGACCATACACCCCTATATATGCTGTCTTGTTTGATGTTTCTGTGTTTTTATTTGTACAATGGCCAAAGTAATGGTGCTGCATCTTGTTTTTCTCCCTCTTCCATTCTTTGATAGGTTAGTGAGGTGTTTATCCTAGGTTAGAGATCATTTTCAGGGCAATTTGAGGTTGCTTTTTCTTGAAGAACAAATATGGATAAGTACAGGGCAAGTTAGCCTATTTTAGAATCCCAGAGTTAAATACTTACACACTCCTCTTTAACATGTAGGCTCAGCATTCCCGAACAGTCCCATTACAAGTCAGAATGTTGAACACACTTTAATTAAATGTACTTCTTGTCCACCGATTTTGTCCTTATGTCAGAGATAATCTGATACAAAATATCCACATAGAAGCATTATCAAGCTTTTAGAGactattgcatttttttttttacagcgaCTGAGTAACCATGGTAACAGTCTAATGTTTAGACAAAGGTTAAGTTCACCATGAGCACCTCATGGTGCAGCATCTGCCACAACTTGAACTCAGACAGTATGTCTCCAACATTAAGGGAGGTATATTTACATTATAAAACCTGTGTGTAGTTAGTCAAATGTTTATCCTGTCTCTTGAAACACTTCCATTAAAGGGCCAATCTGGAGTTCAAAAAGCCATCACACCACCATTGGTTTTGGTAAAGAGCTGAGAGAACTAGAACCACTCAaagtcatagacagagctatggatacaaGCACTGGACATCCATAAGCTCAAATTGAtaattttaaccatgttttgaagctatacagtatgtttacatttacaaacattgggAGATAAACAAGTGTATATTTTGGGTTTTGATGGGGcgcaacagttgaactaagctcatgaagtATTTAGAAGTTCTATtcatcaagaatcaatggctatatatatatatatatatgcatcatTCATTTAAAGCtgtaatatgtaactttttgggcaacctgaGCAAATTCACAGAAATTAAAgtatcattctcattgaaagtctAAAAAGCAGCAGATCtgttctatgcttcccgttcttgtGTTAGTTTTAGAGGCTTtgactttcggttttgtacaacaGCTTCAAACAATATTTTTGCTTACGTGAAAcgtatttcacagcggtttagatgttacaatgattctctacactacatTTGCTTTCGTCACAAAGTGAAATTAGGCAAACTGTTACAATttcagcaaccaggaaatggcagagcaatttctgcatagtgcagatTCCAAAAGTAGATGTAGCAACTCCGAAATGACCAATTAAGTGACAACCGTTGCTCTGCTGCAGAACCAGGTCCTGTGAAAGAACTTGGGAAAGCACCAAACATAGCAGTCTACTCTACTCGTACTGTGCCATTACAATACAGGCTGGTTAGTCGtgtgtggtgtggttgaaaaCATGACCAGACACATACCAAAAATGGTTGTAGAAGTGCTGCTTTCTTTATTTTCAGTCTTCTTTGGTTGAATATGGTAGAAATTGTGAAGACAGTAGAGATTCTAAAATGTGTTGTGTTTGGTATTTGATAAAAGCAGAACCATGATCTGCATTTATGGATGAAGTCAATGTATTTACATGGCTCCGGATAAAGTATGCCAACGATGCCATCTAGTGGAGAATACAAGCATTGCTCTAATTTCTGGTAGTCTGCACACTGCTGAGAACAAAAGACAATACCTTAACCGGATTATAGAGACCTTGcatgacaaaaaaaagaaaaagacataACATACTACGTACACGTCTTACTTTATTAATTTGCATTACAACCAGGAAgtctgaaatgtgacaaaagaaGCCAAATAGATACCTTAACAGTTTGCTGTCATTTTATATCTCCTGCACTGCATTTCCTCATTGCCTTCAAAACATTTGTGCTACATGGGTGTTGATGGGACACCTTTAGAAATCTTATTCAATACTTCACCACAGCATCCATAATCATTTCCCAATGGAAAATACCCCCAAACCATGACAAAACCATGACAAAATAAAGCGAATAAAGACAAAGCAAACTTGTCTCGGCTCACTTTGCATTTCTCACTCCTGAAAATAAGGCTTACTTTGTACCAATCACCCGATCAGTGCCCTTAAATTGTGCGTTAACGTGACAGGCTACAGAGTAGACTGGGAAATCACAGAATGCCACAGGGGCCTGGTGTGTATACTGTGTTGTCTATGTACGTTGTATGGGTGGACATAACCTGGGCTCATTTAGGATGCCCCATATATAGAAGGATGGAGGAGTAGGGAGCCAGGACTACATTTGAGTGTCTCCTTGGCAGTAGGGTGCAGGACAAGGGTGTCCAGGACTACGAGAGAGAGAGTCCTCCCTTAGTTGCTGGCTTTGACAGCCTCAATCTTGCCATCCTGCTGTTTGAGACGGTAGTCATTCAGAGCAGCTCTGATGGCATCCTCTGCCAGCACTGGAGAAAGGGGCAAAAATTTCACATGGTTGTAAAATAGATTAAAAAGTCATGTATGGTTTAGAAATTCAGCTTGTTAGACAGGGCAGAACAGTATTATATATCAGACTGAAATAAGAGCTTACTGGAGCAGTGAAGTTTGACAGGTGGAAGACTGAGCTCTTTGGCAATGTCAGTGTTCTTTATTGTCAGTGCTTCGTTAATCTGAAAGCCAAAAAGAGGGAAACATTTCACCAACCAAGAAATAAACTTGATCCAACCATGtaatgaaaggaaaaaacaacagTGTGGTGGAAATGACTGTTGAATTGAGAAATTGAAAACAGAGCAACAGAACAGTAACACAGGAAGCAGGGGAATTGTCATGGATGCAGAATGTTCACTCACGGATTTGCCCTT contains:
- the LOC110537190 gene encoding transmembrane protein 119, whose translation is MTFLMALNLIGLLVTLWSSSPSLATPLPFNISLEGSAEGEELDSLIDTPSPPATSGPALESSTTSHGSTHVEHLLLRQMVHFLQDNLFLILVFFTLFITIFLILCCACIMSRKRKINAYYPSSFPSKMYVDQRDKTGGTKLFNELPEKPSNRQQAEPVDSSKKLHHDIMKAAKNLRTLSKPPLGEQEGKDPTQISAAAEKSHEVNVQAVGEIIEKDNQPSNPPELSEEEVCQLSVNEAQHSSCLEQSEIFPEQTGLKKDDESFT